A region from the Bdellovibrio bacteriovorus genome encodes:
- a CDS encoding class I SAM-dependent methyltransferase translates to MKLRIPYQDKITLGYSLARSAHFAAQQFSLPIFEFLTTGKRKHRHSLEPQKIKLAYTELYRLLKKDAENIQHGYYPMDVLKPENLAEHFRRYPRIIMDGYQIAKRRMDRNQKDFNEEANEFLKELPEYYQRNFHFQTGGYLTKESADLYEHQVEILFSGAADAMRRLIIPLVKDFYPGQGEGLHFLEVAAGTGRLTRFMKLGFPKARITVLDLSYPYLKKAQDNLHDFDRLDFVQGAAEDLPFQGGKFDFVYSCFLFHELPLEIRRQAVAEGHRVLKEGGLFGFVDSVQKEDTKDFDWALEQFPVDFHEPFYKNYTMNPMEGLLSYQGFAKIKKDQGFFAKAVVGQKPFSS, encoded by the coding sequence ATGAAGCTGCGAATTCCCTATCAGGACAAAATCACCTTGGGATACTCTTTGGCTCGTTCTGCTCATTTTGCGGCTCAACAGTTTTCCCTTCCTATTTTTGAATTTCTGACGACCGGAAAGCGCAAACACCGTCATTCGTTAGAACCTCAAAAAATAAAATTGGCCTACACCGAATTGTATCGTCTTTTAAAAAAGGACGCCGAAAACATTCAACACGGGTATTACCCAATGGATGTTTTAAAGCCAGAAAACTTGGCGGAGCATTTTCGTCGTTATCCGCGTATCATTATGGATGGCTATCAAATCGCCAAGCGCCGAATGGATCGAAATCAAAAAGACTTTAACGAAGAAGCTAACGAGTTTCTTAAAGAACTCCCTGAGTACTATCAGCGCAATTTCCACTTTCAAACGGGCGGCTATTTAACGAAAGAGTCCGCAGATCTTTATGAGCACCAAGTGGAAATTCTTTTCTCCGGTGCGGCGGATGCTATGCGCAGATTGATCATTCCTTTGGTGAAAGATTTTTATCCTGGCCAGGGCGAGGGGCTGCACTTTTTGGAAGTGGCGGCGGGGACCGGAAGGTTGACGCGTTTTATGAAGCTCGGATTCCCTAAGGCGCGCATCACGGTTTTAGATTTGAGCTATCCTTACTTGAAAAAGGCTCAAGACAATTTGCACGATTTTGATCGCCTGGATTTTGTGCAAGGAGCGGCCGAAGATTTGCCGTTCCAGGGTGGCAAGTTCGACTTTGTTTATTCTTGCTTCTTATTTCACGAGCTGCCTCTGGAGATTCGTCGCCAGGCCGTAGCTGAAGGTCACCGTGTTTTGAAGGAAGGTGGACTCTTTGGCTTTGTCGACTCTGTGCAAAAAGAGGATACCAAAGACTTCGATTGGGCTTTAGAGCAATTCCCTGTGGACTTTCATGAACCTTTTTACAAGAACTACACAATGAATCCGATGGAAGGCCTGCTGTCTTACCAAGGCTTCGCGAAAATTAAAAAGGATCAGGGCTTTTTCGCCAAGGCCGTTGTCGGGCAAAAGCCATTCTCTTCTTGA
- a CDS encoding tRNA threonylcarbamoyladenosine dehydratase: protein MNQTPEQQTPETNLPQPPETQYVLHRRFDRMGRLVGDDVMKKLFNTHVMVIGLGGVGSWAAESLARSGVGKLTIIDFDEICITNANRQLHALQGLVGKKKAEVMGERLRKINPQATVNVIPEFYNEENSEMMLSHNPDFIVDAIDNMTAKTHLLATCKSRGIKVITSGGSAAKMDPLRIKLMDLGETYADPMAASVRKILRQKFNFPDTKKFGIPCVFSDEIPRLPEELKYDNGQGFKCVCPTKSSLHGCDNRNVIHGTASFVTGSFGLAMASYIVNQIHADVKAANAPTKNAGEE from the coding sequence ATGAACCAAACTCCTGAGCAACAAACTCCAGAAACAAATCTGCCTCAACCACCAGAAACACAATACGTTTTGCACCGTCGTTTTGATCGCATGGGCCGTTTGGTGGGCGATGATGTGATGAAAAAACTTTTCAACACGCACGTGATGGTGATTGGTTTGGGTGGCGTGGGCTCTTGGGCCGCAGAATCTTTGGCTCGTTCAGGCGTCGGCAAATTGACGATCATCGATTTTGATGAAATCTGCATCACGAATGCAAACCGTCAGCTTCATGCTCTGCAAGGTCTTGTTGGAAAGAAAAAAGCCGAAGTGATGGGAGAGCGTCTTCGTAAGATCAATCCCCAAGCGACAGTGAATGTCATCCCTGAATTCTACAACGAAGAAAATTCAGAAATGATGCTGTCGCACAATCCGGACTTCATCGTGGATGCTATCGACAACATGACTGCAAAAACTCACTTGTTAGCGACTTGTAAATCACGCGGTATCAAAGTGATCACTTCCGGTGGTTCCGCTGCGAAAATGGATCCACTTCGTATTAAGTTGATGGACTTGGGTGAAACTTACGCCGATCCTATGGCGGCTTCTGTGCGCAAAATTTTGCGCCAAAAGTTCAACTTTCCTGACACGAAAAAATTTGGCATTCCTTGTGTGTTCTCTGACGAGATTCCACGACTTCCAGAAGAACTTAAATATGATAACGGTCAGGGCTTTAAGTGTGTTTGCCCGACGAAGAGCAGTCTTCACGGTTGTGACAATCGCAACGTGATTCACGGAACGGCAAGCTTCGTGACGGGATCTTTCGGTTTGGCGATGGCTTCTTATATCGTGAATCAGATCCACGCTGACGTGAAAGCGGCCAACGCGCCAACAAAAAATGCGGGTGAAGAATGA
- a CDS encoding TatD family hydrolase, producing the protein MIGFGFWIDAHGHLADPRWDGQQDALIEEARGRGLHFFMQGGVGPEDWARQQELKKRHPAHIGLCFGLHPYWVAAHDDEECEEALNLLASALPQALAIGEMGLDFRPHIMKDSRERQLDVFAEQIELAHFSQKPMVLHLVQAHEESLKILDLYGVPKQKGMVHSFNGSGAKAQDFLNRGLYLSIGGPVCRPDNKKLHQAVKEMPLEYLLIESDSPDQPPPAYKDGLNPPESIWEVARTIGELKSLDPLEILDITTGNFHRLIGK; encoded by the coding sequence ATGATTGGTTTTGGATTCTGGATCGATGCTCATGGACACTTGGCCGACCCTCGCTGGGACGGGCAGCAGGACGCTCTTATTGAAGAGGCCCGCGGCCGTGGCCTGCATTTCTTCATGCAAGGAGGCGTAGGGCCTGAAGACTGGGCAAGACAGCAAGAGCTTAAAAAACGCCATCCTGCCCATATAGGACTTTGTTTTGGCCTGCATCCTTATTGGGTGGCGGCTCACGACGATGAGGAGTGCGAAGAGGCTTTAAATCTTTTAGCCTCTGCCTTACCGCAAGCCTTAGCTATCGGCGAGATGGGTTTGGATTTTCGCCCTCACATCATGAAAGATTCCCGCGAGCGGCAGTTGGATGTCTTTGCCGAGCAGATTGAGCTTGCGCACTTTTCGCAAAAACCGATGGTTCTTCACTTAGTGCAAGCGCACGAAGAAAGTTTAAAAATTTTAGACCTGTACGGCGTTCCGAAACAAAAAGGTATGGTACATTCTTTCAACGGCAGCGGGGCCAAGGCGCAAGATTTCCTAAACAGAGGCTTGTATCTTTCCATCGGCGGGCCGGTGTGTCGCCCTGACAACAAGAAGTTGCATCAGGCCGTGAAAGAAATGCCTTTAGAGTATCTTCTGATCGAAAGTGACAGCCCGGATCAGCCTCCACCTGCCTATAAAGATGGCTTAAATCCTCCTGAGAGTATCTGGGAGGTGGCAAGAACTATAGGGGAGCTAAAATCACTTGATCCTCTAGAAATATTAGATATCACTACGGGTAATTTTCACAGACTGATAGGGAAGTAA
- a CDS encoding DedA family protein, translated as MEFANEPIFQWMSQFAYQPGTVYAALIGMMMLSAVGFPLPEEVTLISVGILAFMGAHPQHFPPPYEGAPVVSVHTASIIAFTAVVGADFIIYLIGRVFGRKLLYHPRVRKFFPEHMMKRVEEWTHKYGAYACGIFRFTPGLRFPGHLACGMLRYPAWKFLVIDGVAALISVPTQIYLLAHYGEPILKYLRQFKLVVFALIGLLIVYFLVKKLRDKWLQRAAANNS; from the coding sequence TTGGAATTTGCTAACGAGCCCATATTTCAATGGATGTCGCAATTTGCCTACCAACCCGGTACGGTCTATGCGGCTTTAATTGGTATGATGATGCTTTCGGCAGTTGGTTTTCCTTTGCCGGAAGAAGTGACTTTGATCAGCGTGGGTATTTTGGCCTTTATGGGGGCGCATCCACAACACTTCCCGCCGCCCTACGAAGGCGCACCGGTCGTCAGCGTTCACACAGCTTCTATTATTGCCTTTACCGCCGTCGTCGGTGCCGATTTCATTATATATCTGATAGGGCGGGTCTTCGGTCGGAAATTGCTCTATCATCCACGAGTTCGTAAGTTCTTCCCTGAGCACATGATGAAACGAGTGGAAGAGTGGACTCACAAGTACGGCGCTTATGCGTGCGGTATCTTCCGTTTTACTCCAGGCCTTCGTTTTCCGGGGCACTTGGCTTGCGGGATGTTGCGCTATCCCGCGTGGAAGTTTTTAGTCATTGATGGGGTTGCCGCTTTGATCAGTGTTCCGACGCAAATCTATCTTCTGGCTCACTACGGCGAGCCGATCCTGAAATACCTTCGTCAGTTCAAACTCGTTGTATTTGCTTTGATCGGTCTTTTGATCGTGTACTTCTTAGTAAAAAAGCTCAGAGACAAGTGGCTTCAAAGAGCTGCAGCGAACAACAGTTAG